The genomic interval CACCAGGATCTCTATCGAGAACACATCGACATGCCGGTGCTCAAGAGCATCCTGCTGGAACACGAGGACCTGCTGCTCAACGACGGCTGCACCGGTATCGCCGTCATCAATCCCTCCAAGCGGCAGGAAGTCCAACTGGACGAGCATAAACTGCTGATCGTCTACGGGCGGCCACTGGAGCAGTTTGAACAGCGTCTGATCGCCGGTGACGTTTATCCGGACGAGAAAATCAAGTTCATCACGGAAGCCGAACATGTGCACAGCAGCAGCGAATCGTTCTACGATCAATTCAACATCTTGAAAAACCGACTCGGAATGGACAGCGACGATTACGCCGGCGCTTGCTGATTCAAGCTCTCGGACCGAGTCTATCCCGGTCGATTCACATCACGGACCGTCGTGACTCCAGACCGCCCGCTGTCAAAAGCGAGCGGTCTGACTTAGTATTCAGGGACATGACAATCCCTCACTTCGTCGAGTCCACCGATGTTCTTGGTCCTCAGCAGCAGCCTCAATCCGAACAGCCGAAGCCGCATCTTGGGCCGTGCCGCCCTGCAACAATTGCAGGAACAGAAACGTGAGACCACTTGGTTTGATCTGGTGGAGTTTCCCCTGCCGATCTGTGACGGCGCAACAGCCTACGGTGATGCTCACGTCCAGAAACTCGCCGAGCTGATCGAGCAATCGCACGGCATCTTCATCGCATCCCCCGTCTACAACTACGACGTCAACGCCGCTCTGAAAAACGCGATCGAACTGACCGGCAAACGTTGGACGGGCAAAGTCGTCTCACTCATGCTGGCCGCCGGCGGTGGCGTCAGCTACATGTCGGCAATGGGTTTGGCCAATAGCCTGATGCTGGATTTCCGTTGCCACATCGTGCCCCGATTCGTCTATGCGACCGGCGAAAGTTTCGAAGGCAACGAACTGGCAGACGAAGACATCCAAACCCGCGTGAACCTCGTCGTCACCGAAACCCTCAGACTCGCCGACGCCCTCCGCAACCACGACGCGTGAGTACGTCAGCCCAACGTACGTCAGCCCAACGTACGTCAGTCTTTCTAGACTGACACACCCCCAATGTACGCCAGCCTTTCCAGACTTACACACCACACACCCCCACGCTCGCTCACCTAAGGCAGCGGCGGATACAGATCGTTTGCTTCGATATACGTTTCGACCGGACGTGGGACGCGGAAACGAATGCTACTGCCCTGCCCTACTCGCTCGCGGATCTCGCTGCTGGATATCTCGATCACGGGCATCTTGATCACACTCTGACGAAACTCCTCCACACGCGCCGCATCAACCAAACCGTCCAACACCGAAAACTCGATCTCCGGTTGGCCACCTCGCTGCACCACCGCCAACGTCACCTGACGAAGTAGCTTTTCCGGCTCGTGCCATCGCTCCATCGAGGCCAGGGAGTCACTGCCGATGATCAGATACCAATCCGTGTCGGGCATCTCGGCTTGCAATTGCTCCACCGTGTCGACCGTGTAACTGACCCCTTCGCGTCGAATCTCACGATCGTCGACCACCCACCCGTCGCGACCACTGACCGCCAAAGCCAACATCTCCAGACGTTGCTGGTCACTGGCAAGCGGGTTCCGGGCTTTCAACGGCGACTGTGCCACCGGAATCCAATGCAATGCATCCAACTGCAGTCTTTCCATCGCTGTTTCGGCGATCCACAAGTGTCCCAGGTGTACCGGATCAAATGACCCGCCAAAGATTCCGATCCGTTTTCGTCGCATTCTTTCCTCAGTTTCTGCGTGTTTCCGCCCCGCGTTGGACCATACGTGTCGCTCTCTGTTTCGACAATCCTACTCGACACCGCCCCCAAACAGGGATGATCCTTTATGCTTGTTAATTCACCAAACCATTCCCACTCGGCTGCCAACGCGGTTTTCAGCACGGGCGTTGATTCCGATCTCGAAAACCCTGCGTCGCCACCCAACACCGATGCAGACCCCGCGACGAGCCACACAAGTTCGTCGCCAAAATCACCGCATCCCGATTTCATGTCACCCTCCCCTGCCCCGACCGATCCGCCGCCGGAACCAGACCCGCATGGCAGCCTGTCTGCTCCGGGATTCTTTGACACGGACGCCGAGTCAACGGACCCGGATGATGGCACGGTATCCACCCAGGGAACCCTGTTCGACACCGATCCGCCGCCATGGGAACTGGCGGCCCAAGAAGACATCGCGGTGGCCAGCGTGGTATTCAGCGACGCGCCCCACGGTCCCTACGATTACCGCATCCCCGACGCCATGCGAGAACACCTGCAACCTGGCATGCGCGTCCACGTTCCGCTGGCCCGTCGCAAACGACCGACCGTAGGATGGTGCATCGAAACCAAACAAGGCTCATCGCACAACCGCTCGCTGAGTGACGTCGCTGAAATCCTAGACGATGAGCCTCTTTGCGATCCGCCGCTGGTTCGGTTGGTTACTTGGATGAGCCACTACTATCAATCGCCGGCCGGCCAAGTCTTTGACACGCTGATCCCATCCAGCGTCCGCACCAATGCGGGCACCCGCGAAACAACATACCTCTCCCCTGCCCCGTCGACCGACGACGAAACCGTCGTTGCCGCCCTGCCTGCCAAACAACAACGCGTCCTGCGTCTGCTGATCGCCGCTGCTCGTCCGATGACGTCGTCTCAATTGCAAATCCACGCCGAATGCACGGCCGCGCCGGTCAACACGCTGCGCAAAAAAGGTCTGCTCCGCGAAACCGTGCGACGCGAAATGACGTCGGGTTCTTCCACACGATGGCAGATCGATGATGGCGAAAAAAACCAGACGCACGATTTGACCGAGGACCAAACCAATGCCCTACAAAAAATCACCGCGGCACTGGATACCGGCAAAGCAGCCACATTGCTGCTGCACGGCGTGACCGGCAGCGGCAAAACAGAGGTCTACATCAAAGCGATCGAGCACGTGGTGAAGTTCGGCCGTGCAGCGATTGTCCTGGTCCCCGAGATCAGCCTCACTCCGCAAACACGCGGACGATTCGAACGTCGTTTCCCCTCCGTCGCCGTGTTGCACAGTCAGATGACTCCCGCCGAACGGCACTTTCAATGGCAACGCATTCGCAGCGGCGAAGTCCAAGTGGTGGTGGGGCCACGAAGTGCCGTCTTTGCTCCCCTGCCCCGCCTCGGTCTGATCATCATCGACGAAGAGCACGACGGGTCCTTCAAACAAGACAGCCAGCCTAGGTACCACGCACGCAAAGTCGCTTTTGCACGCGCGCAGTCGCTCGGCATTCCGCTCTTGCTCGGCAGCGCTACCCCATCACTCGAGTCGTGGCACGCGACTCGAACCGGACACGCGGAAATGATCAGCATGCCCAACCGCGTGGGCAATCGACCGATGCCCGATGTCCAACTGGTCGACTTGAGACTCAAGGAAGACCGCGGTCGACGCGGAGCGATCAGCCGACAGTTGCACTTGGCCGTCACGGAAGTGCTCAACGAAAAAGGCCAAGTCATCTTGTTGCTCAATCGTCGCGGTTTCGCCACCACGATTCAGTGCCCCGCCTGCGGTCACGTGGTCGCTTGCCCCGACTGCGACATGCCATTGACACATCACCGCGATGGCAGCAAAGCCGTCTGTCATTACTGCGATTACACCATCGCAACGCCACCGTGGTGCCCGGCGTGCAAGTTCGATGGGATTCGCTACAGCGGTCTGGGCACACAACGATTGGAAGAAGAAGTCAAAGCGAGATTTCCCGGCGCACGGATCGCCCGCATGGACAGCGACACGATGCGACGCCCCGGCAGCCACCAGAAAGTCCTGTCCGCGTTTCGCTCGGGGGAATTGGATCTGCTGCTGGGAACGCAAATGATCGCCAAAGGCTTGGACTTTCCCAACGTATTGCTCGTCGGCGTGATCAACGCCGACGGTGCCCTGCACTTCCCCGATTTCCGAGCCGCCGAACGGACGTTCCAGTTGGTCACCCAAGTCGCCGGACGCACGGGACGTGGCAACCGCGGCGGACGCGTGATCGTGCAGACGTTTTCGCCCGAGCACATGGCCATCCAAGCCGCCTCACGCCACGATTACTACCAGTTCGCCGAAGCCGAGATGATCAATCGGGCGAAGTTCAACTATCCACCGCTGGGCAGCGTCGCCCGCATCATCATCCGAGGCGCGATCGAGGAGGTGACCGAAGCGACCGCGGAATCTCTCGTCGGACGCTTGGAAGCCGCCAAGCAATCGCTCGGCGCCGATGTCCGCATCCTTGGCCCCGCGCCGCCGCCCATCGTCAAGCTCCGCGGCAAATACCGCTTCCATATTTTGCTGCAAGCCTTGGATCCGCGGAAACTCGGCGACACGATTCGCACCGCCACCAAAACCTTCAAAATCCCCGAAAAAGACGACGTCCAATACGTGATCGACATCGACCCTGTGGACATGCTGTAGGCTATCGAGATCGAAGGTGACGAACACCGATTCCCCTGATGCCCCGATCGTGAATTGAACTTGATTGGAAATGATGCAAACACGTTTCCACGAAGATTAGAAAAAGAATGATCATGAACGCCAGTCTTTTTTGTCGATTCACGGCACTGATCTTGCTGACCTGCCTGCCCAATCATCTGTCGGGCCAGGAACCGTCCAATCGACGAGAGCCGGTGGAGTTCGATCGGACGCCGACCGTTTGGTCGTGGGAACTGCCGAAGGAAGTGGTCGATGAGACCGCGATCTTTGACGCTTCATTTTCAAGTGACGGACAACTGGTGGCGATCGGCGATTCGCTCGGTCGGATCATGATTCGTCGCCTCGACAACATCGAACCGCTGCATACCCTCAACGACGAACACAACGTCCCGATTCGGCACGTGCGTTTCATCAACAATGATCGGCTGCTCGCAACACTGGATCTCGATGGCAAACTGGTCATTTGGAATGTTGACGAAGGAAGCAAACTCACGGAGCTGACGGCGGATGGCAAACTGCAAGCTCTGGCGGTTGGCAAAGACACGACACAACTCGTCGGCTTGTCCGATCAACCAGCCTTGTGCCGCTGGAGTGTGAACCCGAACTCAGAGATCATGGCCGGCGAGTCGGTCCCGTTGGACCAACCCTACCGGCTTCTTTCAGCAAGCGAAAACTCCGATGTCTTGATGCTTGCAGGCGACAACGACTGGCAACAGCGTCGCTGGCCGAGTCTGGACGTGCACGCAAAGGGTTCCTCCAATGGACCGAACATCAGCGCACTGCGAGCGAGCCCCTCGGGGAATCGTTTCGCTCTGGGACGTCAAGATGGCGAAGTCTTGGTGTACGACGTTCGATCGGGCAAACAAGAATTCAGATGGCGAAAGCACCCCACCGCGGTGACTTGTCTCACTTTTTCTCAATCGGGCAGCACGTTGTTGAGCGGTTGTCTGCGAGATCGCATTCGCATGTGGGACTTGGCAACCGGTGAACACGTCAACGATCGCGACGTGGGGTTGCCGTTGGTGACTGTGCTACAACTTTCCAAAGATGACCAGAAACTCTGTGTTGCCGGGATGGGTCACGACATCAACGTATTTGGCGTCCAAGTACCCTCGGAGCGATTCATTCCCGCCATCCGTCGCCCCAAAGCGTCCAACGACAAAGCGGTTTTCGCGGTGCGATTCTTGCTTGGGACAGACGAGATCGCCGTCGTTCCCAAGTTCGGTACGATGGAACGACTCGACTTGGATGCCATGCTGGTTTCGCGGTGCACGGAAATCGTCCCAGGAAACGACCGGCTAAAACTGGCTGCGATTTCGCCTGATGGAATGCTTACGGCACACGCCTACCAGTCTGGAAACGTACGTGTTATCGACTCGGTCCAATCCAAAGTCGTTTGGGAGTTCAAACATCCGCCGAGCGCCGACGCGATCGCGTTTTCTCCAGACTCCAAACAACTGGCCATCGCCGGCGGTCACGGTTCGACCATCCAACTCAGGAACCTTGACGATGGCAGTCTCCTCTGGAGCGACATCACCGCGGGCCAATCGCTCCGAGGCATCTGCTTTGCCACTGACGGTCAATCAGTTTTCACCGGTGGTCACAAATTGGATGCCGAGAACCGGCATCTTGGAGTGCTCACCCACTGGTCTGCCGACAACGGCAACGAAATCAGCAAGGCTCAATCAAAAGACATCTACGCGAGTGTCGCAATCAGCCCTCATGCAACACGCTGCGTCACCGGCGGCGTGAGCGGACGTATCTGTGTGTTCGATCAAGATCTACAACGTCTACGAATGTTTGACGTGGGCGGCAGAGGTGGCATTCACCGGCTGAAATTGATTGACGAGCGTCGACTACTTGTCGCCACGTACAAGGGCAGCCTCTTGATGGTCGACGTGGAAACAGGCCAGGAACTGGCAAGATTTGAACCGCTCCCCGAGAATCGCCAGATGCCCTTCCGCAGCATCGACTACCACCCCAAAAACAACCTCATCGTCGCAGCAGGCGGCTACGACAACCGCGAAACCATGCGGGTCTATTATTTGGACGAAACTGTGAAGAAATGACCTGAAGGACGTTCAGCTCAATGGAATCGCACCACGGATAAGCACCGACGCGATGCATTTCCGATAAACTATGCAACCGTCTGGATACAAACTTCAATCACATCTGTTTAGTCATTCACCAATGAGTCCCTCCCAGTTTCGTCCACGGGTCTTTGTCTCATACACCGGCAGCGACCTGCGAGAGCACGCCGCAGTGGTCAATGAAGTCGCGATGCAACTGGGCGCCGTCGTAACGGACTACGCGACGTCGGGACCGACTGGCGACCGCGGGGTTGATTGGTGCAAGAAACGTGTCGCCGAATGTGACATTCTTGTCGTCCTGGTCGCTCATCGATACGGCTGGATTCCCCCGGACGATCTTGGAGGGCACGACCAAAGAAGCATCACATGGCTCGAAGTGGAGGCGGCGGAAGAAAACGGTTTGGTCGTGTGCCCAACCGTGATCAATGACTCCGTTGCCGTTTTACCCAAGGACTACGAGGCAATTCAGACGCCTTCCGTTGCTCCACTGCTAGCGGCATTCAAGCAACACCTGTCTCAGTATCATTGCCCTCAATTCAGCGACCTGGAACATCTGCGGCGACTCATCACCAGTGGCCTTCAAACAGCGATTGAAACGGCAAGAACCAATCGTCAGGAACGGGAATGGTTCTCGAGACGTCTTGTGGAGCAGACACCCTTCGTCGGACGCCAGGAATTGATTTCAGAAGTCAAACGTCTGATGTTTGATCAAGGCGAACGTATCATTGGTCTTTACGGTGCTGCGGGTGTTGGCAAATCCTACTTAGCGTATCAATTCGCTTACCAAATACAGTCGCAACTTTCGTCGCCAGGTGTGCTCATTGAAAACTGCAGCGATCTTACCATTTCCAGGATCGCCAACCATTTCTTGACCCAAATCGATCACAACGCTGCCCTCATGGATCTCGCCCCTGGGCGAAAAATGACGAACTTTTTTGGCGACACGGAGGCGTTGCTTGTTTTTGACAATGTGGACGATCCGTCCGTCGGTGAACTCATCCCCGAGGGGCGATGTCGGGTCATCATCACCACTTCCAATCGAAGTCTATTGGACCAGTTGGGCATTTCGAAGAACGCACAGGTTTGCATCCCGCCACTTTCACAGGAAGCCGCCACCGAGCTTCTCGGCATTTCAAAATCCGATGAATTGCTGGACACCGAGTGGAACGCGGCGCAGGAGATCCTCAAGCGAATCGATTGCAACGCATGGGCGGTCGACTTCGTCGGCCGTCTGGCACGACAGTCTGAGTCGCCCACTCCACTGACGAGCATTTTGGAAACGATTTCTCAAGAGGGAACGACATGGATGGAAACTACTTCCAAGAAATCGATGCAGGCGACCGCTGCACTTCTTGCGGCAAGTCAACTGGACGCGACGACAGAAAAAGCATGGCGTTCACTGTCCGTTTGCCCGCGAACAGGGTTCTCCCGCGACGCATGGGGCTTTGTCGCCCAATTGTCCACGGCTGAAATCAATCGTGCCGCAGGCATTTTGTCAGACATGTCCCTGATCACGACGGCTGACGGATTCGATCGTTTTTTTGTCGGATCGTTGGTACGCGACCGTCTCATGGACGACACCCATGTCCGCGAATCACTCGCCGAACTGACTCAGCGCAACGCACACTACTACCGTGAACTGATCAAGAATTTTGCAGACACTGATGATAAAGACTGGCTATCGATCGATAGTGATGGATTCCTTTCCGCTGGCAAATGGATGCTCGAAAACGCCACCGACGATGACGAGTTTTGGCAATGTTTGATCGGGAGCCTTTCCGGTCTCGGATTTTCCAAACACGCATTGCGTTTGGCAGACTCCTACATGGCCACCAAAACGGAGGCAACGGTAGACATCGCCAAACTAAGGTTGAACCTGGAACATTTCCGCCTTCGAGCCAGCCACAGCGAGGATGTCCTCAATCGCTCCATCGAGCAACTGCATCAGTGCGAAAGCCTCTTCGCAGCGGCGGACGACAGAGAATCGCAGATTTCCTGCAGCATGTTGATTGCCCGTGCCCTCGAAAGCAAATCCGAGATCAGTCAGTGCATCGCCCTCTTGCGAACGGCACTTATCACATCCGACGAGGCAAAGCTGGAACGAACGTCGGCGCGGCTGCTTGTTGAAATCGGCCGAGTGCACCGTAAACGACATTGGTTGCAGAGGGCAGAACAGCATTTTGAATCTGCAATTGAAAGATTGAGACCACTTGATGACCCTCGATTGCTCGCTGAGGCGCTTCATCAGCTCGCCCTTGTAAAGCAACGATCGCCAACGGGGAAACACGAGGCCCTGGAATTACTTGACGAAGCAATTCCGATCGCCAAGTCGATCGGAGCAAGTCGGCAACTAGAGTACTTCAACACGTCTCGTGCACTGTTGCTCAGTAAGATGGATCGTGAAAAGGAAGCGGTCGCATTGATCCGTGATGCCATCAATCTCAGCAATCAACACAATGATCTGTCTAGCCTAGCGACACAGCACTCCGTCCTTGCTGGCATTCTGGCCCGGCAGAAAGAACCAACAGCAGAATTCCACTTTCTCGAATCGATACGACTTTGCGAGGAAACGGGCAAACAAGGACGGCAGGTAAAGGGAGTTCATAGGTACGCAACGTTTCTAAAGCAACAACATCGACGTTCAGAGGCGGCCACCGAATACTTAAAAGAATCGCTAATTCACCAACATCTCGGCCAGATGTTCAAGGCAACCCGATCGCTAATCGACGCGATTTCTATGATCGAAGACGAGGAAACCTTCGAACAAGCGATTCGTCGACTGGAAACACTGCTTCCCATCGTCGAACAGGAGTCAGGCTCTGATGAGCTGGAGGAGTTGCTCAATATTTTCATCAAGACGGTCCGCCTACGCAGACCCCATCAATCGGTGGAGGATGTCTTGGTCCGATTCGTCGATTTGTGTCGAACAGGCAACGACGATACCAAACTGGGTTGGTCACTGAGAATCCTATCCAGCGCCAATCGCAACCTTGGACACTTTGAGGAGGCCATCAAGAACACAACAGAGTCATTGCATTTGGCCGAAGCCACGGGAAACTCCGGTGCGAAAGCCAAATGCCTCGTCAGCCTCGGAGCCACTTACCGACAGATGGGTGAACTGGAAAAGGCACGGGAGCATCTGGAACAGGGCCATCAGATGCTTGCGGAGCTGGACTACAATTCGTCGGCTTTGAACCTAGCCGTGACTGAAGCCAGAGCATTGCGACAGGCCAACCGTTTCAGTGAAGCGAAAGCAACACTGGAACACGTGCTCCGGCGTCGCAGCGAGCTGGATGCCGTCAATACGATCCATGTTCTGCTGGAACTCGGCACGATCCATCGAAAGATGCGGCGACTTAAACGCGCGATTCAATGCCTTGCGGAGGCAGTCGACATCGCACGCGAGCACGGATTCCAATCCCTTCAAGCAGTTTCCCTCTCCGCGTTGGCGCAGGCACGAGGGTCGAGCCAAAAGTTTGATGAGCGGACGCTCGCATTCGCGGACTTCGAAGCAAGTGAGAAGATCCTTCGCAAACTGGGCTGGACACATCAACTCATCCGCAGCTTGATTCCTCACTCCGCGCTACTGCTAAGGAATGGAAAGTTCGAGCAAAGCATCGAAGCGATCCAGGAGGCGCTCAGTCTGTGCGAAAAAATCGAAGATTGGCGGCAAGCAGCGCATGCGTCCTCATGCCTTGCGTTGATTCATCGACGATGTGGGGAATTCGAGCAAGCATTCACGGCCCACGAAAAAGCCATCGCTGCATCCAAAGCCGCTGGCAATGACTATCTGGAGTTCCTCAATCGCCTGCAGTACGCCGTCACCTGTCGCGTCCAAGGAAACTATGACGAGGCAAGGATTAAGTTGGATGTCGCCGAAGAAATGATCGAGCGAGCGAGCCAAAGATTGGGTAGCCGAGAGCCGTTCATCAAGCTGTCATTGGAAAGAGCCACATTACACTGCTCGTATCGACAACCCATGGAAGCGATCGAGCCATTGCTCAATTCGCTGAAAGTCGCCAAAGAAGATCGACTCAACACTCTGGAGTACATGATCAATAGCCGGCTTGGAGATCTCTACCTGGAGGTTGGTAAACACGATCTCGCATTACCGCACTACGAGAAAATCATCGCAAGTGATCTTGATGCAAACCGAGACGCACGAGCCGTCAGCACGGCATTTCGCTCGCTGAGCGAAATGCGTCGAACCAAAGCGATGGACCATGCCCTGGATTGGATCGACGCTTTCATTGCTGAGGCCAAGAAGTTATCGCGTCCGAACGTGGTGGGACGATTTCGGATTGAAAAGGCAGATTTGCTGATCCGCGCCCATCGAGCACAGTCGGCCATGGAGCAGCTGAACCTCGCCG from Stieleria varia carries:
- a CDS encoding NADPH-dependent FMN reductase, which codes for MFLVLSSSLNPNSRSRILGRAALQQLQEQKRETTWFDLVEFPLPICDGATAYGDAHVQKLAELIEQSHGIFIASPVYNYDVNAALKNAIELTGKRWTGKVVSLMLAAGGGVSYMSAMGLANSLMLDFRCHIVPRFVYATGESFEGNELADEDIQTRVNLVVTETLRLADALRNHDA
- the nadD gene encoding nicotinate (nicotinamide) nucleotide adenylyltransferase is translated as MRRKRIGIFGGSFDPVHLGHLWIAETAMERLQLDALHWIPVAQSPLKARNPLASDQQRLEMLALAVSGRDGWVVDDREIRREGVSYTVDTVEQLQAEMPDTDWYLIIGSDSLASMERWHEPEKLLRQVTLAVVQRGGQPEIEFSVLDGLVDAARVEEFRQSVIKMPVIEISSSEIRERVGQGSSIRFRVPRPVETYIEANDLYPPLP
- the priA gene encoding replication restart helicase PriA gives rise to the protein MSPSPAPTDPPPEPDPHGSLSAPGFFDTDAESTDPDDGTVSTQGTLFDTDPPPWELAAQEDIAVASVVFSDAPHGPYDYRIPDAMREHLQPGMRVHVPLARRKRPTVGWCIETKQGSSHNRSLSDVAEILDDEPLCDPPLVRLVTWMSHYYQSPAGQVFDTLIPSSVRTNAGTRETTYLSPAPSTDDETVVAALPAKQQRVLRLLIAAARPMTSSQLQIHAECTAAPVNTLRKKGLLRETVRREMTSGSSTRWQIDDGEKNQTHDLTEDQTNALQKITAALDTGKAATLLLHGVTGSGKTEVYIKAIEHVVKFGRAAIVLVPEISLTPQTRGRFERRFPSVAVLHSQMTPAERHFQWQRIRSGEVQVVVGPRSAVFAPLPRLGLIIIDEEHDGSFKQDSQPRYHARKVAFARAQSLGIPLLLGSATPSLESWHATRTGHAEMISMPNRVGNRPMPDVQLVDLRLKEDRGRRGAISRQLHLAVTEVLNEKGQVILLLNRRGFATTIQCPACGHVVACPDCDMPLTHHRDGSKAVCHYCDYTIATPPWCPACKFDGIRYSGLGTQRLEEEVKARFPGARIARMDSDTMRRPGSHQKVLSAFRSGELDLLLGTQMIAKGLDFPNVLLVGVINADGALHFPDFRAAERTFQLVTQVAGRTGRGNRGGRVIVQTFSPEHMAIQAASRHDYYQFAEAEMINRAKFNYPPLGSVARIIIRGAIEEVTEATAESLVGRLEAAKQSLGADVRILGPAPPPIVKLRGKYRFHILLQALDPRKLGDTIRTATKTFKIPEKDDVQYVIDIDPVDML
- a CDS encoding WD40 repeat domain-containing protein, encoding MNASLFCRFTALILLTCLPNHLSGQEPSNRREPVEFDRTPTVWSWELPKEVVDETAIFDASFSSDGQLVAIGDSLGRIMIRRLDNIEPLHTLNDEHNVPIRHVRFINNDRLLATLDLDGKLVIWNVDEGSKLTELTADGKLQALAVGKDTTQLVGLSDQPALCRWSVNPNSEIMAGESVPLDQPYRLLSASENSDVLMLAGDNDWQQRRWPSLDVHAKGSSNGPNISALRASPSGNRFALGRQDGEVLVYDVRSGKQEFRWRKHPTAVTCLTFSQSGSTLLSGCLRDRIRMWDLATGEHVNDRDVGLPLVTVLQLSKDDQKLCVAGMGHDINVFGVQVPSERFIPAIRRPKASNDKAVFAVRFLLGTDEIAVVPKFGTMERLDLDAMLVSRCTEIVPGNDRLKLAAISPDGMLTAHAYQSGNVRVIDSVQSKVVWEFKHPPSADAIAFSPDSKQLAIAGGHGSTIQLRNLDDGSLLWSDITAGQSLRGICFATDGQSVFTGGHKLDAENRHLGVLTHWSADNGNEISKAQSKDIYASVAISPHATRCVTGGVSGRICVFDQDLQRLRMFDVGGRGGIHRLKLIDERRLLVATYKGSLLMVDVETGQELARFEPLPENRQMPFRSIDYHPKNNLIVAAGGYDNRETMRVYYLDETVKK
- a CDS encoding tetratricopeptide repeat protein, whose amino-acid sequence is MSPSQFRPRVFVSYTGSDLREHAAVVNEVAMQLGAVVTDYATSGPTGDRGVDWCKKRVAECDILVVLVAHRYGWIPPDDLGGHDQRSITWLEVEAAEENGLVVCPTVINDSVAVLPKDYEAIQTPSVAPLLAAFKQHLSQYHCPQFSDLEHLRRLITSGLQTAIETARTNRQEREWFSRRLVEQTPFVGRQELISEVKRLMFDQGERIIGLYGAAGVGKSYLAYQFAYQIQSQLSSPGVLIENCSDLTISRIANHFLTQIDHNAALMDLAPGRKMTNFFGDTEALLVFDNVDDPSVGELIPEGRCRVIITTSNRSLLDQLGISKNAQVCIPPLSQEAATELLGISKSDELLDTEWNAAQEILKRIDCNAWAVDFVGRLARQSESPTPLTSILETISQEGTTWMETTSKKSMQATAALLAASQLDATTEKAWRSLSVCPRTGFSRDAWGFVAQLSTAEINRAAGILSDMSLITTADGFDRFFVGSLVRDRLMDDTHVRESLAELTQRNAHYYRELIKNFADTDDKDWLSIDSDGFLSAGKWMLENATDDDEFWQCLIGSLSGLGFSKHALRLADSYMATKTEATVDIAKLRLNLEHFRLRASHSEDVLNRSIEQLHQCESLFAAADDRESQISCSMLIARALESKSEISQCIALLRTALITSDEAKLERTSARLLVEIGRVHRKRHWLQRAEQHFESAIERLRPLDDPRLLAEALHQLALVKQRSPTGKHEALELLDEAIPIAKSIGASRQLEYFNTSRALLLSKMDREKEAVALIRDAINLSNQHNDLSSLATQHSVLAGILARQKEPTAEFHFLESIRLCEETGKQGRQVKGVHRYATFLKQQHRRSEAATEYLKESLIHQHLGQMFKATRSLIDAISMIEDEETFEQAIRRLETLLPIVEQESGSDELEELLNIFIKTVRLRRPHQSVEDVLVRFVDLCRTGNDDTKLGWSLRILSSANRNLGHFEEAIKNTTESLHLAEATGNSGAKAKCLVSLGATYRQMGELEKAREHLEQGHQMLAELDYNSSALNLAVTEARALRQANRFSEAKATLEHVLRRRSELDAVNTIHVLLELGTIHRKMRRLKRAIQCLAEAVDIAREHGFQSLQAVSLSALAQARGSSQKFDERTLAFADFEASEKILRKLGWTHQLIRSLIPHSALLLRNGKFEQSIEAIQEALSLCEKIEDWRQAAHASSCLALIHRRCGEFEQAFTAHEKAIAASKAAGNDYLEFLNRLQYAVTCRVQGNYDEARIKLDVAEEMIERASQRLGSREPFIKLSLERATLHCSYRQPMEAIEPLLNSLKVAKEDRLNTLEYMINSRLGDLYLEVGKHDLALPHYEKIIASDLDANRDARAVSTAFRSLSEMRRTKAMDHALDWIDAFIAEAKKLSRPNVVGRFRIEKADLLIRAHRAQSAMEQLNLAEKSLSEQEAENTDRQILWIRGQANESLGNPKAAVEDYRRALELWADDSDSDMFRRVQFRMTKLLRKVGSTREVIDRLEIDGKRLKESGNTEQFAQNQRLLAREHSAVGHHRDAISVLQNTLRELPDPSTESIRIERAFLTRQLGSTLRMDQGHHSQREAVDRLTESCALWREIADRSQKWSSQVELAKTQKSLAFALEGARRHEEALELLQQSMATFERLGDGAELADSYTCVASRLLKTGHAKEAVFLAERAVKISEKEDSPLCLARALSTLGQCYGYLTRLDEAVEVHKRMLHLNEAYAGIDQVNRARAMLASTYIFLSRFDAAERLLREVIDSISAKSTGKRLNPSDGRTLEGAYAKLARAYRNKHRYNDAIEALRRALDVCVDFDLDSQIPIRLLSLAACYADVDNSTDAISRLEEAYRRFEKQGRRFDVWLPRVLTTQGVVHHKRKDYDTAISQFRRSLQKIDSVGDQGNRAVALNALGHAQLCACKFDDAIVSLDESLEILQKLGNELNIGSVQSRRGHVLLNLDRHEEAREAIDESHRIAKRTDNTEMKAEAMLVEGLLLEKLQQTDQACKCFRECADIFDTTGDLRSKLDALRHLARVLKSSDNPTQYQAVLLQCHELERTLTDRGFTTHMP